Proteins co-encoded in one Trueperella abortisuis genomic window:
- a CDS encoding LPXTG cell wall anchor domain-containing protein, producing the protein MWRIWDPDWLRAGRGRAGAYSAKAELEAAKQSKALADAALEKAENGVETQKDAVKTATEERDAAQKAYDTAVEGAAAKSEETAALKADVAKKQQAADDAATAATSAAKAVEEHNTSLAKAEAALAQAMDERDPLMAPAKAYEQAAAAVQAARAALLKAQDALAAYKAKTEGEDPNGQGEKPGAGDQGADGQPGTASDKPANKAPHGKQPAQVSKPDKNNKSGTLANTGAAVAPLALAGLSLVAVGAALTDRRRKNS; encoded by the coding sequence GTGTGGCGTATCTGGGATCCGGATTGGCTGCGCGCAGGCAGGGGGCGGGCCGGCGCCTACTCGGCGAAGGCGGAACTCGAGGCCGCAAAGCAGTCGAAGGCACTCGCCGATGCGGCCCTCGAGAAGGCGGAAAACGGCGTCGAGACGCAGAAAGATGCCGTCAAGACGGCAACCGAAGAGCGCGACGCGGCGCAGAAGGCCTACGACACGGCAGTGGAGGGCGCCGCGGCCAAATCGGAGGAGACTGCGGCGCTGAAGGCCGATGTCGCCAAGAAGCAGCAAGCAGCCGACGACGCCGCTACTGCGGCCACCAGCGCCGCCAAGGCTGTCGAGGAACATAACACGAGCCTTGCTAAGGCCGAGGCGGCGCTTGCGCAGGCCATGGATGAGCGCGATCCGTTGATGGCGCCGGCGAAGGCATACGAGCAAGCGGCGGCCGCGGTGCAGGCGGCTCGTGCGGCGCTGCTCAAGGCGCAGGACGCGCTCGCTGCGTACAAGGCCAAGACCGAAGGTGAGGATCCGAACGGCCAGGGCGAGAAGCCGGGCGCCGGCGACCAGGGGGCCGACGGTCAACCTGGCACGGCTAGTGACAAGCCCGCCAACAAGGCCCCTCACGGCAAGCAGCCCGCGCAGGTCTCCAAGCCTGACAAGAACAACAAGTCTGGGACGCTGGCCAACACGGGCGCGGCGGTCGCCCCGTTGGCGCTCGCGGGCCTGTCCCTTGTTGCTGTGGGCGCGGCGTTGACCGATCGTCGCAGAAAGAACAGCTAG
- a CDS encoding LysR family transcriptional regulator: MKYTLNQLRTFTVLAQTQHFGKAADILGVSQPTVSNDVRNLERALGVVLFERSRAGSRLTAAGKALLDQAELVLREAEKLADLASSQVAAETVRFGVSPSMVNRLAPAVLAALDRDARTGGPSVSVELREVETGGLEKLLMRDEADVVVGHFVEAPPGARVATIGHDAIWVVSAQGRYRTDTPVEIASLRDRKLLIWPRENSPRYYDYLVGLLHGSGIDPEVSHAGLRVSGAYSYLLTTGEAYALVPEDYALEIPQSLSAGPISPIAQIPLHVAWHQPASPGVEYLLHMIVKVRKNQTRKKHTRKRRPR, encoded by the coding sequence ATGAAGTACACGCTGAATCAACTCCGCACCTTCACGGTTCTTGCCCAAACCCAGCACTTCGGTAAGGCCGCAGATATCTTGGGCGTATCGCAACCAACTGTCAGCAACGACGTCCGCAATTTGGAGCGGGCACTCGGCGTGGTTCTTTTCGAGCGTTCCCGCGCAGGATCGAGACTCACTGCCGCCGGAAAAGCCCTGCTAGACCAGGCCGAATTAGTCCTCCGCGAAGCCGAAAAACTGGCGGATCTGGCCAGCTCACAAGTGGCGGCTGAAACGGTCCGGTTCGGAGTTTCTCCCAGCATGGTCAACCGGTTAGCGCCCGCGGTGCTAGCCGCCCTCGATCGCGACGCAAGAACCGGCGGTCCTTCAGTCTCCGTGGAACTACGGGAAGTGGAGACCGGCGGATTGGAGAAACTCCTGATGCGGGACGAAGCGGATGTGGTAGTCGGACACTTCGTGGAAGCCCCGCCTGGAGCCCGCGTCGCAACGATTGGTCACGACGCCATTTGGGTCGTTTCCGCGCAGGGACGATACCGCACCGATACTCCGGTAGAAATAGCAAGCTTGCGCGATCGGAAACTATTGATCTGGCCGCGGGAGAACAGCCCGCGCTACTACGACTATTTGGTTGGTCTATTGCACGGTTCCGGAATCGATCCGGAAGTCTCACACGCCGGCCTACGAGTCTCAGGGGCCTATTCTTACCTGCTCACTACCGGTGAAGCCTATGCTTTGGTTCCCGAGGACTACGCTTTGGAGATCCCACAAAGCCTTTCGGCGGGTCCGATCTCCCCGATCGCCCAGATCCCACTCCACGTGGCCTGGCATCAACCGGCCTCACCCGGCGTCGAATATCTCCTCCACATGATCGTAAAAGTGCGCAAGAACCAGACCCGGAAGAAACACACTCGGAAAAGACGCCCCCGGTAG
- a CDS encoding pseudouridine-5'-phosphate glycosidase, whose protein sequence is MASIKVADSIVEALAAGKPVVALESTIFTHGLPRPRNYEVAIQGEEAIRALGAIPATIGVYKGVPTVGLSPEQIKELSEDDDVFKASIRDLALGAVSKKNGGTTIAATTFLAYKAGIKVFATGGLGGVHHGASENFDESADLVALAKYPIVLVSSGAKAVLDIHATLERFETLSVPVVGYQTNNYPGFYVTDSGFKLGNRVDSPEEVATIYNVMRDMGLSEAICVGNPVPEDEQLDPKGLDVVIEKAWQALEDQKVEGQAVTPFLLEFIRQETKDASLDANVALYFNNARLAAKIATALVS, encoded by the coding sequence ATGGCCTCCATCAAAGTTGCTGACTCCATCGTTGAAGCGCTAGCCGCCGGCAAGCCGGTCGTCGCCCTCGAATCGACCATTTTCACCCACGGCCTGCCCCGCCCCCGTAACTACGAAGTGGCGATTCAAGGCGAAGAAGCGATTCGCGCGCTCGGCGCCATCCCGGCCACCATCGGCGTCTACAAGGGCGTCCCCACGGTGGGTCTGAGCCCGGAACAGATCAAGGAACTGAGTGAGGACGACGACGTCTTCAAGGCTTCCATTCGAGACCTCGCTCTTGGCGCGGTATCGAAGAAGAACGGTGGTACCACCATTGCGGCCACCACGTTCCTGGCCTACAAGGCCGGCATTAAGGTCTTTGCTACCGGCGGCCTTGGCGGCGTACACCACGGCGCTTCAGAGAACTTTGACGAGTCCGCCGATCTGGTCGCGCTTGCCAAGTATCCGATCGTGCTCGTCAGCTCGGGAGCCAAGGCCGTCTTGGACATTCACGCCACGCTGGAACGCTTCGAAACCCTTTCGGTTCCGGTCGTCGGCTACCAGACGAATAACTACCCGGGCTTCTATGTCACCGATTCCGGATTCAAACTGGGCAACCGCGTGGACTCTCCCGAAGAGGTCGCCACTATCTACAACGTCATGCGTGATATGGGCCTTTCGGAGGCCATCTGCGTGGGCAACCCGGTCCCCGAAGATGAGCAGCTCGATCCGAAGGGCTTGGACGTTGTGATCGAGAAGGCCTGGCAGGCTCTCGAAGATCAGAAGGTGGAGGGTCAGGCGGTGACGCCGTTCCTGCTCGAGTTCATCCGGCAGGAGACGAAGGACGCCAGCTTGGATGCCAACGTGGCCCTGTACTTTAACAACGCCCGCCTGGCCGCCAAGATCGCAACCGCCCTTGTCTCCTAA
- a CDS encoding MFS transporter has protein sequence MNEQTPMNKNVWSYPGFTNVMVAIFAAFGCWALLLPVIPQAIIESGGSAGLAGASTGVFMGVTVIAQTQTPRIIRRFGYVPTMAFSGVLLGIPSLIHIFTMSAPAVFAVAALRGIGFGTLCVAESALVASLVPLKLLGRASGTLGAMVGLGELVMLPLGLVVASSVGSYAPVYIIATVLGLAGTFLATRIPHIEPPKKHSQKISSARVPTWKLVAVPAAAMCFTAMGFGGISAFLAPAVTHVGIERAALIASLGLSVVGLAQMICRYAAGIFADAKGAGRLIVWASLTSAIGLAGIAAILITGASGWLLFFALIAYGAGFGIVQNEALLLMFGRLSKDRNEVASAIWNASFDSGTGIGSFLLGGVATIAVGSSQFFWVFAAASTLVAVAFLVTLADLILGNHRIAEENNLRAVIRRMIGALHITAIPKR, from the coding sequence GTGAATGAACAGACCCCTATGAACAAGAATGTGTGGAGCTATCCGGGCTTCACGAACGTCATGGTTGCTATTTTCGCGGCGTTTGGCTGCTGGGCGTTGTTGCTTCCGGTCATCCCGCAGGCGATCATCGAGAGCGGCGGCTCGGCGGGTTTGGCTGGCGCATCCACCGGCGTATTCATGGGGGTCACCGTTATTGCTCAGACTCAGACTCCGAGAATAATCCGCCGTTTCGGCTATGTGCCGACGATGGCATTCTCTGGCGTGCTGCTGGGCATCCCGAGCCTGATCCACATTTTCACTATGAGCGCGCCCGCCGTTTTCGCGGTTGCGGCACTGCGCGGTATCGGTTTCGGCACACTATGCGTCGCTGAGTCTGCCCTGGTTGCGTCTCTGGTACCGCTCAAACTTCTCGGCAGGGCTTCTGGGACGCTTGGGGCGATGGTTGGGCTCGGCGAGCTGGTGATGCTTCCGCTCGGTCTGGTGGTAGCGTCGTCAGTTGGCAGTTACGCCCCCGTCTACATAATCGCGACCGTTCTTGGCCTAGCCGGAACGTTTCTCGCCACCAGAATTCCCCACATCGAACCGCCCAAGAAACACAGCCAGAAGATCTCCTCGGCGCGGGTGCCAACCTGGAAACTAGTCGCGGTTCCTGCCGCCGCGATGTGCTTCACCGCGATGGGGTTTGGCGGCATTTCGGCTTTCCTCGCTCCTGCCGTCACACATGTGGGAATTGAGCGGGCCGCGCTGATCGCAAGCCTGGGTCTGTCCGTGGTAGGGCTGGCTCAGATGATATGTCGTTATGCCGCAGGGATTTTCGCCGACGCAAAAGGCGCTGGCCGCCTGATCGTGTGGGCTTCTCTTACCTCTGCAATCGGGCTTGCCGGAATCGCCGCGATACTGATTACGGGTGCCAGCGGCTGGCTTCTGTTCTTTGCGCTGATCGCCTACGGGGCCGGCTTTGGGATAGTTCAAAACGAGGCGCTTCTGTTGATGTTCGGTCGGCTATCGAAGGATAGGAATGAGGTAGCCTCAGCCATTTGGAATGCGTCCTTCGACTCCGGGACGGGCATCGGATCGTTCCTCCTGGGAGGCGTGGCCACCATCGCAGTCGGATCGAGCCAGTTCTTTTGGGTTTTCGCGGCTGCTAGCACTCTGGTCGCTGTGGCTTTCCTCGTCACCCTCGCAGATTTGATTCTCGGAAACCACAGGATCGCGGAAGAAAACAACCTGCGCGCCGTGATACGGAGAATGATCGGAGCCTTGCACATTACGGCGATCCCGAAGCGCTGA